The segment CCATGCACGCGTCGTGATCGTCAAGCAGCGAAGATGCCGCCGCAGTTCCAGCACTCGTACCAGTTGTAGACCTCGGTGTCGATGACGCAGTAGTTCACCGCACCGCAGTACGGGCACACGATGGCGCCCTGGGTGAGCGCCTGGCCCGTGACGTCGCCGCCCTTCGGCGGTGTCTTGGTGCCCTTGGTGCCCTTCCCCTTCTTGTCCTTGATCTTTTTGCCGATCTTGACGCTGAGCTTGTCTGGCATGGTCCCTCCTCCTTGACAGTGTGGTGTGTTACCCGTCCTCGATGGACTACCTTCCGGCACTATCCCGCGGCCCACGCCGGGCTGCAGGGATTACGCTCGCGACAATGATTTGAGGATCGCCTTGGCCTCCACAGGCAGCAGGTTCGGCATAACACCCAGCAGCAGGGCCACGAGACCCGTTACGTGCGGCGTGGCGAAGCTCGATCCCGTCGTTTCCGTATACCCTCCTCCAGGCGCAGGGACCCTGACGTCCGTCCCCGCGGCATCATACTCGATCAGGTTGTTCGGGTTGAACCGAATCCTGTAGCGGTCGTCGAACTCCTCGCGGTCGACGCTGATCACCGATGAGAACATCGCCGGGCAACCCAGGTCGCCGAAGTTGCGCCGCGAGGCCACGATGATCGCGTCCTGCACGTAGGCTTGCTCGCACAGGTCGAACAGCCTCGGGATGTACTCCTCTTTCGACGTCGCCAGGCTCATGTTGATGAGCTTGACGTTCTGGTCAAGAGCCCACTTGACCCCTTCGATGAGCACGTCGCCCGTACACGAGTTGAACTCGTTGAGCACCTTGACGTCGACGATGCGCGCCTCCGGCGCGATCGTTGTGATGATCCCCGCCACCGCCGTGCCGTGGCCGAAACTGTCCGTCGCCTGGTCCGGTGCAAGCTCCCGGCACACGACCTCGCCGCTATCGTCCCGTACGACGCAGCACCGGGACACTTTATTCGCCAGGTCCGGATGCCGGGCGTCGACGCCGCTGTCAATGACGGCGACCTCGACGCCCTTGCCGGTCGAGTTGGCGACGAGCCATTCGAGTGTGAGCGCGGGATCTGTAACGTTCATACCCACTGCCGTGCGTGATGACCCTTCAGCGCTATCGGCGCCGGCCGAGCTTCCCCACCAGCCCGGCGAGCAGCCCTGTAAGCTGTCTGAACGTCGGCACGAGATCGGGCCGGTCGCGCACGAGCGCCGCGAGGTCCTCGGCGATCGCCATGAGCGCCGCCTCGTCCTTGCCGAACCGCAGGCCGGCGGGCACGCCGGGCGCCTCGGCTTCTTTTCCGGCCATGAGCTGCTTGAGTGCGGCTTCGCGCAGCCGCTGGCGCACGATGAGCGCGGCAAGGTCAGCGAAGAGCTTGTAGGCCGCCATGTCCTGCGGCGTGAAGCGGTCCCCGCCTCGTTGCGAGGGGTCGTCCTGCTTGTTGACGGCGCTCATCGTGCCGATCGGCTCGCCGTCGACGATGAGCGGCGCGACGAGCACGTTGCGGAACACGGCCTTGGCGGCCGACTCGATCTCGGTGTGGATCGGCTTCGAGGCCTGCACCTCGCCGGTGGCGAAGGCGAGCCCGTGCTGCGAACCCTCGACTGGGACCTCGTAACCGATGATGCCCTCGGAGCCATCGCCGATGGCCGCGCGGAACACGAGCCGTGCCTTGGCGCGGTCGAGCAGCGTCAGTCCCGCGCCGCCGGCGCGCACGACGTGCATCGCGCAGCGAAGCAGCGTGGTGAGTAGCTCATCGTCTTCGATATGAGGGCTCAGCGCGATGTAGGACGACATGGAGAGCAACTGGGCGCGCAGGTCGGACGGCGCCCCAGTCGAGGCCTTAGCGTCTTGGCGGCCCGGTGACGAGGCGAACTCGGCCCGCAGCTCGCGGATGGTTTCCAGCAGCGAGCCGGCTTGTCGCTCGATCTGATCCAGACGTTGAAGCGGATCCACAGGTGCGACCCCTCGTGACCCCATCACAAACCGCGTCGTATGTACACACGACGCCCATCTCAGTTCATATTGAAGCGCCGTCGCGGCTGGTCGTCAAGGGGAAACGGGACTGCGCGGCCCCTTACCCGTTCACACTGAGCGTGATGTGTTCCGCACCGGGAGCGCTACTCCCCACCGCTCTCCGAGTCCTCGGTCGCAGTCTGAGGCAACGCGTCGAGCAGCTCCTTGGCCTTGGCGCGGGCCTGTTCTGCCTCCTCAGCGCGGCCAAGTGCCTCGTAGGCGTTGCCCAGCCGTTCATAGGACCACGCAAGCCATTGCTGCACAATGGGATTCCCCCCTCCGGCCATGAACGTTTCGGCCACTGCCTGCATCCGCTGGTAGGCATCGCGGGCGGCCTCGGCCCGGCCGAATCGAAGCGCGCTGTCGCCGAGACGCATATAGGCCCAGTACGGGTAGCTTTCGTTTTCGATCTCGATGGGGCGGCGGCTGGCGGCGATCTCGTAGTAGGAGGCGAAGTACTCGAGCGCTTTCTGTTTCGAGCCAAAGGCGATGCAGGCGTCCGCCAGCCGGATGTAGGCGAGCACCAGCGCCTGCTGCGCGACAGCGTCGTCCGGGCTGAGTTCGACGCGCTTCTTCGCTGCCGCAAGCATTCTCTCGTAGGTCGCCAGGGCGTCGGCCGTGCGGCCAGTGCCGAAGTAGGTGTCGCCCATGCCGCTGAGCGCAACGACTTTGAAGCCGAGTAGGGTCGTCTCGTCAGCGCCCCGCTCGGTCAGTCCTTCGGCGGTCTCGAGCATGTGCTGGAACGCTTCGAGCGCCTCCCCGGCGTGGCCAAGCCGGAAGTGCATGTCGCCGGTCGAGCCGTAGTTGTTCGCCACATCTTCCTGCCACTGCAGCACGGTGTCGTCGAGCCGGGTGAGTTCGATCGCGAGCGACAGGGCCTTCTGCATCGCCTCGAGTGCTTCGGGCGCGTTCCCGGTTGAGCTGTAGGCGCCCGCCACGCGCGCGTAGCTGACTGACAGGTCGCGCTTGGCCAGCAGGCTCTCGGAGTCCTCGGCCAGCGTCCTGGTGATCTCGAGCGCCGCTTCATACTCCTTCATGGCGTCGTCCGCACGGCCGATGGCCGAGTACGCCTCGCCGAGCCGGTTGTGGCAGACGGCTAGGTCGCGCTGGGCCTCGGCGCTGGCCGGGTCGGCCTGGGCAAGCTCCATGACAATCTCGACCATCGTGTTGTACGCCTCGAGCGCGTCGTCGTTGCGCTTCTGGGCGAGGTAGAGGTCGCCGAGGCTGTTGTAGACGACAGCCAGTCCGCGCTTGGCCACCACGCTCTCGCTGTAGGTGGTCGCCAAGGCCTGGGCCACCTCGAGACTCAACTCGTAGGCCTTGAGCGCCTCGTCGAGATCCCCGAGCTGGAAGTAGACAGAGCCGAGCCGGTTGTAGCCGGCCGTAAGGAACTTGTCGCGCTCGACGCCCTCGGGCGCAGTCTCGACGGTGAGCTTGAACCCGGCTTGGTAGGCGGTGACGGCGTCCTTGCTTCTGCTGAGGGCCACGCAGGCATCGCCGAACGTGTTGTGCGCCTCTCCAAGTGCGCGCTGGAGCTCGACGTTCTCGGGATCGGCTTGAGCGAGGGCCTCGACGATGTCGAAGGCCGCCTGGTACTCGGCCAGCGATTCGCGAGGCCGGCCCCAGCTCAGGTACATGCCGCCGAGCCGGGTGTGGCTGTCGGCGACGCTCCGCCTGGTCTTCGCATCGGCATCGGGCGCGGCGGCGAGTTTTGTGCGGATCTCGAGGCTTGCCGTGTAGGTAGCCTTCGCCTCGCCGCTCCGCCCAAGGCGAAGGTAGGCGTCGCCGAGCTGTTCGTGGCAGTCGGCGAGTTGAGCGTTCGCCTTGGCGCCGCCGGCGTCGGTGGCCGCAAGATTCCTCGCGATGGCGAATGCCGTCTCGAACGCCCCGAGCGCCTTCGTGCTGTCGCCGAGCTGGAGCCAGCTCTTACCGATGCCGAGGTAATTGGCGCATTTCTCGTAGTGGGCCCCGGGCGTGTCGGGCTCGAGGGTGAGAATCTCGTCAATCGTCGCGACGTTTGACTCCATGAGCTCGCGGAGCGGCGCGAGCGTGCCCGGCACATCCTTGAGCCGCTCGGGCACCTCGTTGGTGAGCTTGCGGACGGCCGAGAGCGCGATCTCTTTCTGCCACACGGCGCGGTCGCGCTGCTCCTCGGCAATCGCACGCTGTTCGTCGGCCTCCGAGCGTCGTTGCTCCGCGATGGCGCGTTGACGCACGGCCTCGTAGCGCTGGAGCCAGGCGAGGCTCCCCAGCACGAACATGACGACCGCGAACGCGGCCGAAATGCCCGTGACAATGCGGAAGCGTACGACGCGCTTGTGGTGCAGGACCCGCTCGTGCTCGAGCACTCGCTGGTGGACGCGCTGATCGTGGGTGCGGAGCGCGGTGGCCAGCTCGCGCGCGCGCGGCCAGCGGCGGGCGGGGTCGGCGTCCGTGCAGCGGGCGATGTCCTCGCGCAGCACGTCGCTCTCGACCTGGCGCTCCCAGCCCGAGGCGAGCGGGCGGCGCAGGTCGCCAACGACGATCTGGTAGAGCGTCAGGCCGAGCGCGTAGATGTCGCTCTGTGCCGAAGCCGGTTGCCCTTTGCGCAGTTCGGGCGCGATGTAGTCCCACGTGCCCGCGAGCCCTTCGACGCGCGAGGCGTAGACGCTCTTGAGCAGCGCCTGGTCCTCAGCCGTGCCGAGGCCGAAGTCGCTCAGCTTGGCCTGGAGCGAGCCGTCGGGCCGCTGGGCCAGCAGGATGTTCGAGGGCTTCACGTCGCGATGGTAGATGTGCTCGGCGTGGACGGCGTCGAGCCCGGCGGCGACCTGTGCGATGATCTCGAGCCGTTCCCTGAGCGGCGGATTGGCCGCGAGCCACGCTTCGAGCGATGGCCCCTCAACGTACTCCATCGTGATGTAGTACGGCGGCCGGTCTTCGTGCGTCATGATGTCGCGGAACGCGACGAGGTTCGGGTGGCCGGGCAGCCGCCGGCGCAGTTCGCCGAGCAGGCGCGCCTCGCGCTTGAGCCAGGCGACCCGCTCGCGTTTGAAGCAGAACTTGTAGACTTGGCGCTCGCCCGTGGTGCGGTTGTGTCCGAGCCAGACCTCGCCGAACTCGCCCTCGCCGAGCTTCTCGCTGAGCTCCCAGTCGGTGGACGGCACCACCACGCCGACGCCCGGACGCCAGCCCAGTTCCTCGTCCGACACGCCGGCCGGCCTCGCCTTCTCGTTGCCGGGCGGTTTGGTGAACGACGCGACGGCCTCCTCGCCGACCTCGCACACCTCCAAAGGATCCTCGCGCCCCTTGAGCAGGTACGGCCCGTGGCTCACCCAGCCGAGCCGGCCGAGGCCCTCGAGGTCGGCCCCCTTGAGCGCCTGGCGCGCGTCGTCGAACACGGCGCGCGAGCACAGGACCTGGCCGCCCTCGGCCAGGCCCATGATGCGCGCCGTCATGTCTGCCTGGAGCCCTTTGATGTCGCCGATGGCACCCGGCACGGACGGGCCGTGCAGCCCTTCCTCGACAACCACGGTGCCGAGATGGATGCCGACGCGGAACTCGGGCAGCCGCGGCCAGTCGGCGGCACGCGCCGTGCGGTGGACGGCCTGCGCCTCGAGCACGAACTTCACCGCGTCACTCGGCTTGAGGAAAGCGAAGATGTAGGAGTCACCCTCGACGCGGATAGCCTGCGCCTTGGAGAAGCCTTTGAGCGTTTCGAGCAGCAGGCGCCGGTGCTCGTCATCGAGGTCCTTGTACGGCTCGTCGCCCAACTCCGACTTGAGCGCCGCCGAGCCGACCAGGTCCGTGAACACGATCACGAGCAGCTCGGTCGCGTGCTTGCTGCGGAACGCGTCGATGCGCGCGCGGTCCGCGTCGGTCAGCAACGTGGCCGCTTCGACGGCGAAGTCGCGGCGTGGAGTGTCCTGATCGTCGTCTTCCGGCATGTCGGCCTCCAGTCAGACTCCTTGCCCATCGGGCGCAGTATAGCATCCTCCGAATCCAAGGCGTGAGCTGCGCGGTAATGGGCTGTTCGCGGCGGATACCGGGAGGGGGCAGACGGGTGCGGGTATTGTCACGTTCATCCAGAAAGGAGGGCCCCGCTCCAAAACGCTTGAAAGGCCGGCCTTCAGTCTGCATAGTCTTTGGTCAAGGTTGAGGAGGAAGCCCGATCTCCGGTTCCTCTACCCGGGGTTGTTCCAGACGCTGCACGTTCTGGGCAGATGTGTACCTGGGTGCCGGACTGAGGCGCCTGCAGCAGCTTATTCAGGATGAAGGGGAATACCGTGCCCAGGCGTGATGATCTGAAGAAGATCCTCATTGTCGGTTCCGGCCCGATCATCATCGGGCAGGCGTGCGAGTTCGACTACTCCGGCACGCAGGCGTGCAAGGCGCTGCGCGAGGAGGGCTACGAGATCGTGCTCGTGAACTCGAACCCGGCGACGAT is part of the Verrucomicrobiota bacterium genome and harbors:
- a CDS encoding S8 family serine peptidase, coding for MNVTDPALTLEWLVANSTGKGVEVAVIDSGVDARHPDLANKVSRCCVVRDDSGEVVCRELAPDQATDSFGHGTAVAGIITTIAPEARIVDVKVLNEFNSCTGDVLIEGVKWALDQNVKLINMSLATSKEEYIPRLFDLCEQAYVQDAIIVASRRNFGDLGCPAMFSSVISVDREEFDDRYRIRFNPNNLIEYDAAGTDVRVPAPGGGYTETTGSSFATPHVTGLVALLLGVMPNLLPVEAKAILKSLSRA
- a CDS encoding GAF domain-containing protein, whose translation is MDPLQRLDQIERQAGSLLETIRELRAEFASSPGRQDAKASTGAPSDLRAQLLSMSSYIALSPHIEDDELLTTLLRCAMHVVRAGGAGLTLLDRAKARLVFRAAIGDGSEGIIGYEVPVEGSQHGLAFATGEVQASKPIHTEIESAAKAVFRNVLVAPLIVDGEPIGTMSAVNKQDDPSQRGGDRFTPQDMAAYKLFADLAALIVRQRLREAALKQLMAGKEAEAPGVPAGLRFGKDEAALMAIAEDLAALVRDRPDLVPTFRQLTGLLAGLVGKLGRRR
- a CDS encoding tetratricopeptide repeat protein, whose translation is MPEDDDQDTPRRDFAVEAATLLTDADRARIDAFRSKHATELLVIVFTDLVGSAALKSELGDEPYKDLDDEHRRLLLETLKGFSKAQAIRVEGDSYIFAFLKPSDAVKFVLEAQAVHRTARAADWPRLPEFRVGIHLGTVVVEEGLHGPSVPGAIGDIKGLQADMTARIMGLAEGGQVLCSRAVFDDARQALKGADLEGLGRLGWVSHGPYLLKGREDPLEVCEVGEEAVASFTKPPGNEKARPAGVSDEELGWRPGVGVVVPSTDWELSEKLGEGEFGEVWLGHNRTTGERQVYKFCFKRERVAWLKREARLLGELRRRLPGHPNLVAFRDIMTHEDRPPYYITMEYVEGPSLEAWLAANPPLRERLEIIAQVAAGLDAVHAEHIYHRDVKPSNILLAQRPDGSLQAKLSDFGLGTAEDQALLKSVYASRVEGLAGTWDYIAPELRKGQPASAQSDIYALGLTLYQIVVGDLRRPLASGWERQVESDVLREDIARCTDADPARRWPRARELATALRTHDQRVHQRVLEHERVLHHKRVVRFRIVTGISAAFAVVMFVLGSLAWLQRYEAVRQRAIAEQRRSEADEQRAIAEEQRDRAVWQKEIALSAVRKLTNEVPERLKDVPGTLAPLRELMESNVATIDEILTLEPDTPGAHYEKCANYLGIGKSWLQLGDSTKALGAFETAFAIARNLAATDAGGAKANAQLADCHEQLGDAYLRLGRSGEAKATYTASLEIRTKLAAAPDADAKTRRSVADSHTRLGGMYLSWGRPRESLAEYQAAFDIVEALAQADPENVELQRALGEAHNTFGDACVALSRSKDAVTAYQAGFKLTVETAPEGVERDKFLTAGYNRLGSVYFQLGDLDEALKAYELSLEVAQALATTYSESVVAKRGLAVVYNSLGDLYLAQKRNDDALEAYNTMVEIVMELAQADPASAEAQRDLAVCHNRLGEAYSAIGRADDAMKEYEAALEITRTLAEDSESLLAKRDLSVSYARVAGAYSSTGNAPEALEAMQKALSLAIELTRLDDTVLQWQEDVANNYGSTGDMHFRLGHAGEALEAFQHMLETAEGLTERGADETTLLGFKVVALSGMGDTYFGTGRTADALATYERMLAAAKKRVELSPDDAVAQQALVLAYIRLADACIAFGSKQKALEYFASYYEIAASRRPIEIENESYPYWAYMRLGDSALRFGRAEAARDAYQRMQAVAETFMAGGGNPIVQQWLAWSYERLGNAYEALGRAEEAEQARAKAKELLDALPQTATEDSESGGE